The following proteins are co-located in the Streptomyces sp. NBC_01198 genome:
- a CDS encoding M23 family metallopeptidase, which translates to MPAKGQHRKPRSLNRLTRVCIAAGTGGAALAVPLLGVGHASAAEPTKAPAASAKSHEYTVVRGDTLAKIATTHHVKGGWKSLYKANKKVIGANPSLIRPGQHLTLNTAPVKAAPAPAKKAAPAPAKKAAPAAAKKAVSSTGYTKPVGDAAIGTPYHAQGSNWSSGYHTGVDFLVWTGTPVHSVAAGTVVHAGADGAYGNDVIIRHADGKYTLYGHLTKPVVSVGQTVASGQEIGISGATGNVTGPHLHFEVRTTPNYGSDIDPVAYLAAHGVTI; encoded by the coding sequence ATGCCCGCAAAGGGACAGCACCGCAAGCCCCGCTCGCTCAACCGCCTGACCCGGGTGTGCATCGCGGCGGGCACCGGAGGCGCCGCCCTCGCGGTGCCGCTGCTCGGCGTCGGCCACGCGTCGGCCGCCGAGCCCACCAAGGCCCCCGCCGCTTCCGCGAAGTCGCACGAGTACACCGTCGTCCGCGGGGACACCCTGGCGAAGATCGCCACCACCCACCACGTCAAGGGCGGCTGGAAGTCGCTGTACAAGGCCAACAAGAAGGTCATCGGAGCCAACCCGAGTCTGATCCGCCCCGGCCAGCACCTCACGCTGAACACCGCCCCGGTCAAGGCCGCGCCGGCCCCCGCGAAGAAGGCCGCCCCGGCCCCGGCCAAGAAGGCCGCGCCCGCGGCCGCCAAGAAGGCCGTCAGCTCCACCGGCTACACCAAGCCGGTCGGCGACGCCGCCATCGGCACCCCTTACCACGCCCAGGGCTCCAACTGGTCCTCCGGTTACCACACCGGTGTCGACTTCCTGGTCTGGACCGGCACCCCGGTCCACTCCGTGGCGGCGGGCACCGTGGTGCACGCAGGCGCCGACGGCGCCTACGGCAACGACGTGATCATCCGGCACGCCGACGGCAAGTACACGCTGTACGGCCACCTGACCAAGCCGGTTGTCTCCGTCGGCCAGACCGTCGCCTCCGGCCAGGAGATCGGCATATCCGGCGCCACCGGCAACGTCACAGGACCGCACCTGCACTTCGAGGTCCGCACCACGCCGAACTACGGTTCCGACATCGACCCCGTCGCCTACCTCGCGGCGCACGGTGTCACCATCTGA
- a CDS encoding AAA family ATPase, with the protein MLHGRDGEAAALRALLDDARAGRSGVLVLRGEAGIGKTALLDDLVAGAGDLTVVRGSGVEFEAELPFAGLQLLLRTALGALDALPGPQRRALRAAFGLATEGAGEPMFVGLAVLSLLSEHAGDGPLLCVVDDAQWLDRASTDALVFAARRLDVEGIVMLFAARDGEGAFSAPGLPELRPAPLTEAAATALLADRALPLAAPVRRRVLAEARGNPLALLELPAGLRGTDPGPGAPETLPLTSRLQLAFHGRVSHLPPATRTLLLVAAADHTGELGTILRAAAGLGAGVADLPPAQDTGLVTVDGTALRFRHPLVRAAIHQRAALPERLAAHRALAAAADPEQDPDHRAWHLAAAATGPDEEVASALERTAGRARERSGHTAAAAAYDRAARLSTDPRARLRRLLLAAESASEAGELPRARALAEQAARTAAGSGSGEAVARTLHVRGLADFWEGDFPGAHRLLIKGAALTGRDDPARAARMLVQATHTAWYLGAVEVAGTVERLAALELPADAPILPVARFLTAALGRGAAGREPPAVCAAAAAARAARGGRVDPRDLVMLCGVGLTLGQDAQSHELTTTLAAESRESGGVGRLTTIMFFRAEAEIFDGRYDDAAATAAEGLRIAADTGQRQWVSQLSSALAHVAAVRGDEQGCRRLVDTALAGGSGTAMAPGAPWAYWSQGLLELGLGRAQAALDRLALLGEESVRHHICAIRSVPDLVEAAVRLGVPGRGDAAFARFEDWAARSGQQWAAALVARCAALRAPDTGAEAYFLRALAAHNPHRRAMESARTALLYGEWLRRARRKNEARVRLGGALDTFERLGARPWADRARGELAAAGGAVPDAARQSGPVDARAGLTPQESQIVRLAAAGLSNKDIAARLFLSPRTVGYHLYKAYPKLGVVSRGELAGLFEEGHTAAPARW; encoded by the coding sequence ATGCTGCACGGACGGGACGGGGAGGCGGCCGCGCTGCGCGCGCTGCTCGACGACGCGCGGGCGGGGCGCAGCGGGGTGCTGGTGCTGCGCGGGGAGGCGGGCATCGGCAAGACCGCGCTGCTCGACGACCTGGTGGCCGGGGCCGGCGACCTGACGGTGGTGCGGGGCTCCGGCGTCGAGTTCGAGGCGGAACTGCCCTTCGCCGGGCTGCAGTTGCTGCTGCGTACGGCGCTGGGGGCGCTGGACGCGCTGCCCGGGCCGCAACGGCGGGCGCTGCGGGCCGCCTTCGGCCTGGCGACGGAGGGGGCGGGCGAGCCGATGTTCGTCGGGCTCGCGGTGCTGTCGCTGCTGTCGGAGCACGCCGGGGACGGCCCGCTGCTGTGTGTGGTGGACGACGCCCAGTGGCTGGACCGGGCGTCCACCGACGCATTGGTCTTCGCGGCCCGGCGGCTGGACGTCGAAGGCATCGTGATGCTCTTCGCCGCGCGGGACGGCGAGGGCGCCTTCAGCGCGCCGGGTCTGCCGGAACTGCGCCCCGCCCCGCTGACCGAGGCCGCGGCCACCGCGCTGCTCGCCGACCGGGCGCTGCCGCTCGCGGCGCCGGTACGCCGCAGGGTCCTCGCCGAAGCGCGGGGCAATCCGCTGGCGCTGCTCGAACTGCCGGCCGGCCTGCGCGGGACCGACCCCGGCCCCGGGGCGCCGGAGACGCTGCCGCTGACCAGCCGGCTGCAACTGGCCTTCCACGGCCGGGTCAGCCACCTGCCACCGGCCACCCGAACGCTGCTGCTGGTGGCCGCCGCGGACCACACCGGCGAGCTGGGCACGATCCTGCGGGCCGCGGCGGGTCTCGGCGCGGGCGTCGCGGACCTGCCGCCCGCGCAGGACACCGGGCTGGTCACGGTGGACGGCACCGCGCTGCGCTTCCGCCACCCGCTGGTGCGGGCGGCGATCCACCAGCGGGCGGCGCTGCCGGAACGCCTGGCCGCCCACCGCGCCCTGGCCGCGGCCGCCGACCCGGAGCAGGATCCGGACCACCGGGCCTGGCACCTGGCCGCGGCGGCGACCGGCCCCGACGAGGAAGTGGCGTCGGCGCTCGAACGGACCGCGGGCCGCGCCAGGGAGCGCAGCGGCCACACCGCGGCGGCAGCCGCGTACGACCGTGCCGCGCGGCTGAGCACCGACCCGCGGGCCCGGCTGCGCCGGCTGCTGCTGGCCGCGGAGTCCGCCTCAGAGGCGGGCGAGCTGCCGCGCGCCCGGGCCCTCGCCGAGCAGGCCGCCCGCACCGCGGCCGGTTCCGGGAGCGGCGAGGCGGTGGCGCGCACCCTGCACGTACGGGGTCTCGCGGACTTCTGGGAGGGGGACTTCCCCGGGGCGCACCGGCTGCTCATCAAGGGCGCCGCGCTGACCGGGCGGGACGATCCGGCGCGGGCGGCCCGGATGCTGGTGCAGGCCACCCACACCGCGTGGTATCTCGGCGCGGTCGAGGTGGCCGGCACCGTGGAGCGCCTGGCGGCACTGGAGTTGCCCGCCGACGCGCCGATCCTGCCGGTGGCGCGCTTCCTGACCGCGGCGCTCGGGCGCGGCGCGGCCGGGCGGGAGCCGCCGGCGGTCTGCGCGGCGGCGGCCGCGGCGCGGGCCGCGCGCGGCGGGCGGGTCGACCCGCGGGACCTGGTGATGCTGTGCGGGGTGGGCCTGACGCTCGGCCAGGACGCCCAGTCGCACGAGCTGACGACGACGCTGGCGGCGGAGAGCCGGGAGAGCGGCGGGGTCGGGCGGCTCACCACGATCATGTTCTTCCGCGCGGAGGCGGAGATCTTCGACGGCCGCTACGACGACGCGGCGGCGACGGCCGCCGAGGGGTTGCGGATCGCCGCGGACACCGGGCAGCGGCAGTGGGTCAGCCAGCTGAGCAGCGCCCTGGCCCATGTCGCCGCGGTGCGCGGCGACGAGCAGGGCTGCCGCCGGCTGGTGGACACGGCGCTCGCGGGCGGCTCGGGTACGGCAATGGCGCCGGGCGCGCCCTGGGCGTACTGGTCCCAGGGCCTGCTGGAGCTGGGGCTCGGCCGGGCGCAGGCGGCGCTCGACCGGCTCGCGCTGCTCGGCGAGGAGTCGGTGCGGCACCACATCTGCGCGATTCGCAGCGTCCCTGACCTGGTGGAGGCCGCGGTCCGGCTCGGGGTGCCTGGGCGGGGGGACGCGGCCTTCGCCCGCTTCGAGGACTGGGCGGCCCGCTCGGGGCAGCAGTGGGCGGCGGCGCTGGTGGCCCGCTGCGCGGCGCTGCGGGCGCCGGACACCGGTGCGGAGGCGTACTTCCTGCGGGCGCTGGCGGCGCACAACCCGCACCGCCGTGCCATGGAGTCGGCCCGCACCGCGCTGCTGTACGGGGAGTGGCTGCGGCGGGCGCGCCGCAAGAACGAGGCCCGGGTGCGGCTGGGCGGCGCGCTGGACACCTTCGAGCGGCTCGGCGCGCGCCCCTGGGCGGACCGGGCGCGCGGCGAGCTGGCCGCGGCGGGCGGCGCGGTGCCGGACGCGGCCCGGCAGAGCGGCCCGGTGGACGCGCGGGCGGGGCTCACCCCGCAGGAGTCGCAGATCGTCCGGCTGGCGGCGGCGGGGCTGTCGAACAAGGACATCGCGGCCCGGCTGTTCCTGAGCCCGCGGACCGTCGGCTACCACCTCTACAAGGCGTATCCGAAGCTCGGCGTGGTCTCCCGCGGCGAGCTGGCCGGGCTGTTCGAGGAGGGACACACGGCAGCGCCCGCCCGGTGGTGA
- a CDS encoding GNAT family N-acetyltransferase: MTVATAPLTAEHIPLAVQRYDRWFSRARRPPSQRSWLTDGPVRGDELVAKLHAVPGLEACRALDGDGNLIGYLAAQPVTLAPDDPAALRTHPRSALVPYGGHALPGGRETEVLRSLYARIADRLVADRRLVHYVQVPAGEVATAPWADLGFGRELVHGLMAVKARGRQPRGVEGLGIRRAGPGDLPQIGRMAAESSRRQRESAMFQPQPEGALAALRLHYADALADPRCGAWIASRRGEEIAMVLVVPAVPDPVVPESCVELAEAYVEPAARGEGISRVLLATALAWAYDNGHRYISARWHSASPLAAGHWPAVGFRPVAYRLSRTLDARIGGVPGSY, encoded by the coding sequence ATGACTGTCGCCACCGCGCCGCTGACCGCCGAGCACATACCCCTGGCCGTACAGCGGTACGACCGCTGGTTCTCGCGCGCCCGGCGGCCGCCGTCCCAGCGGTCCTGGCTGACCGACGGACCCGTACGCGGCGACGAGCTGGTGGCCAAGCTGCACGCCGTCCCCGGCCTCGAAGCCTGCCGCGCACTGGACGGCGACGGCAACCTGATCGGCTACCTCGCCGCCCAGCCGGTCACCCTCGCGCCCGACGACCCGGCGGCGCTGCGCACCCACCCGCGCTCGGCCCTGGTGCCCTACGGCGGCCACGCGCTGCCCGGCGGGCGGGAGACCGAGGTGCTGCGCTCGCTCTACGCCAGGATCGCCGACCGGCTGGTCGCCGACCGCCGCCTCGTCCACTACGTCCAGGTGCCGGCCGGCGAGGTCGCCACCGCCCCCTGGGCCGACCTCGGCTTCGGCCGCGAACTCGTGCACGGCCTGATGGCGGTCAAGGCCAGGGGCCGCCAGCCGCGCGGCGTCGAGGGCCTCGGCATCCGCCGGGCCGGTCCCGGCGACCTGCCGCAGATCGGCCGGATGGCGGCGGAGTCCTCCCGGCGGCAGCGCGAGTCCGCGATGTTCCAGCCGCAGCCGGAGGGCGCGCTGGCCGCGCTGCGGCTGCACTACGCCGACGCGCTCGCCGATCCGCGCTGCGGAGCCTGGATCGCGTCCCGCAGGGGCGAGGAGATCGCCATGGTGCTGGTCGTCCCGGCCGTGCCCGACCCGGTCGTACCGGAGTCGTGCGTGGAACTCGCCGAGGCGTACGTGGAACCCGCCGCGCGCGGCGAGGGCATCAGCCGGGTGCTGCTGGCCACCGCGCTGGCGTGGGCGTACGACAACGGCCACCGCTACATCTCGGCCCGCTGGCACTCCGCCTCCCCGCTGGCCGCGGGGCACTGGCCGGCGGTCGGCTTCCGGCCGGTGGCCTACCGGCTCAGCCGGACGCTGGACGCGCGCATCGGCGGAGTGCCGGGCAGCTACTGA
- the rho gene encoding transcription termination factor Rho, protein MCAGSPPAPWPAATARATGRRPRSAERDLSARAAHSSSVLERTTYMTDILERPDVRPQTSARVAGVLDIQGAGGQGRLRTSGWHASPGDVTVSAAQIRKAGLRRGDLVEGTTLRPGTLGEVQLVNGAPARHGRPHFAELTPLHPRERLRLESGLLKGSGALSGRLMDLLAPVGKGQRGLIVAPPKAGKTILLQNIAAAVAANHPECHLMVVLLDERPEEVTDMRRSVRGEVLSSTFDRPAKEHIALAELAVERAKRLVELGQDVVILLDSLTRLCRAHNTAGASSGRTLSGGVDAAALLGPKRLFGAARLAEEGGSLTILATALVDTGSRGDNFFYEELKGTGNMELHLDRSLAERRIFPAVDVTASGTRREELLLPTPELSVVHGLRQVLHGRDAQSGLDVLLDKLRKTPDNAAFLRQVQGTLPAAG, encoded by the coding sequence ATGTGCGCCGGTTCGCCCCCAGCGCCGTGGCCGGCTGCCACGGCCCGGGCCACCGGGCGACGTCCGCGGTCCGCGGAGCGTGATCTTTCCGCTCGCGCCGCACACTCCTCTTCCGTCCTCGAAAGGACGACTTACATGACCGACATTCTCGAACGGCCGGACGTACGGCCGCAGACATCCGCCCGGGTGGCGGGTGTCCTCGACATCCAGGGCGCCGGCGGCCAGGGCCGCCTGCGCACCTCCGGGTGGCACGCGTCGCCGGGCGACGTCACCGTCTCCGCCGCGCAGATCCGCAAGGCGGGACTGCGCCGGGGCGACCTGGTGGAAGGCACGACCCTGCGGCCCGGCACCCTCGGCGAGGTGCAGCTGGTCAACGGTGCGCCCGCGCGGCACGGCCGCCCGCACTTCGCGGAACTGACGCCGCTTCACCCCCGCGAGCGGCTGCGCCTGGAGAGCGGGCTGCTCAAGGGCTCAGGGGCGCTGTCCGGGCGGCTGATGGACCTGCTCGCGCCGGTCGGCAAGGGCCAGCGCGGCCTGATCGTCGCCCCGCCGAAGGCAGGCAAGACCATCCTGCTGCAGAACATCGCGGCGGCCGTCGCAGCCAACCACCCCGAGTGCCATCTGATGGTCGTGCTGCTCGACGAACGTCCCGAGGAGGTCACCGACATGCGGCGCAGTGTGCGCGGCGAGGTGCTGTCCTCGACCTTCGACCGGCCTGCCAAGGAGCACATCGCGCTGGCGGAGCTGGCCGTGGAGCGGGCCAAGCGGCTGGTGGAGCTGGGGCAGGACGTGGTGATCCTGCTGGACTCGCTGACCCGGCTGTGCCGGGCGCACAACACGGCCGGCGCGAGCAGCGGCCGTACGCTGTCCGGCGGCGTGGACGCGGCCGCGCTGCTCGGGCCGAAGCGGCTGTTCGGGGCGGCGCGGCTGGCCGAGGAGGGCGGTTCGCTGACCATCCTGGCGACCGCGCTGGTCGACACCGGGTCGCGGGGCGACAACTTCTTCTACGAGGAGTTGAAGGGCACCGGCAACATGGAGCTGCACCTGGACCGTTCGCTGGCCGAGCGGCGGATCTTCCCCGCGGTCGACGTGACCGCTTCCGGCACCCGGCGCGAGGAACTGCTGCTGCCGACGCCCGAGTTGTCCGTGGTGCACGGCCTGCGGCAGGTGCTGCACGGCCGGGACGCGCAGTCGGGCCTCGACGTCCTGCTGGACAAGCTGCGCAAGACGCCGGACAACGCGGCCTTCCTGCGCCAGGTGCAGGGCACCCTCCCCGCCGCCGGCTGA